One genomic segment of Mesoterricola silvestris includes these proteins:
- a CDS encoding MarR family winged helix-turn-helix transcriptional regulator — MQLREELLINKPLDPGQELLLSILLCREYATRLSDERLFKPAGITDQQFNVLRILKGGPEDGYLIRDLRRRIISRSADVPRLVDRMVKAGLVRRREDPNDRRGCLVQLTPEGRTLEAKLAPVHTALCREVDGLLTPEEGRTLIALQQKLREGVRERLEMGD; from the coding sequence ATGCAGCTTCGCGAAGAGCTCCTCATCAACAAGCCCCTGGACCCCGGCCAGGAGCTCCTGCTTTCCATCCTGCTCTGCCGGGAGTACGCCACGCGCCTCAGCGACGAGCGGCTCTTCAAGCCCGCCGGCATCACGGACCAGCAGTTCAACGTGCTGCGCATCCTCAAAGGCGGCCCCGAGGACGGCTACCTCATCCGGGACCTGCGGCGCCGCATCATCTCCCGCAGCGCCGACGTGCCGCGGCTCGTGGACCGCATGGTGAAGGCGGGCCTGGTGCGCCGGAGGGAGGACCCCAACGACCGCCGGGGCTGCCTCGTGCAGCTCACCCCCGAGGGCCGGACCCTGGAGGCCAAGCTGGCCCCGGTGCACACCGCCCTCTGCCGGGAAGTGGACGGCCTGTTGACGCCGGAGGAGGGACGGACCCTCATCGCGCTGCAGCAGAAGCTGCGGGAAGGGGTCCGGGAGCGGCTGGAGATGGGCGACTAG
- a CDS encoding NupC/NupG family nucleoside CNT transporter, with the protein MVRFTGLLGLVCFMALAYAWSSDRKSIHWKTVGWGMALQWILALVVLKGEALSHALGFLPFPPHAGWVIFALLFVPMIFKRYGILQVAWFKWALGSVVTLALVRGNLVGSVFDKARVVVEGLMSYAKAGATFVFGPLATPGGAVITNAQGVTVGSMGMIFAFVVLPTIIFVASIFAVLYHVGAMQWVVGAFSRAISRFLKVSGAESLSVSASILMGQTEAPLTIRPYLAALTRSELMVVMTAGMAHVSGSIMVAYVQVAHVDVVHLLTAVIMTAPGAIMIAKILEPETGTPATAGEIQVNIPSNDANVLDAAARGASEGLHLAINVAGMLIAFIALIALMNGVLKAIFPALSLELVLGILFRPFAWLMGIPWKEAGVVGSLLGQRMVINEFVAFIQLGNLPDLSTKARLVTTFALCGFANFSSIAIQVGGIGALVPERRGDLARLGLKAMIAGTLANFMSACIAGILS; encoded by the coding sequence ATGGTCCGATTTACGGGTCTTCTTGGTCTTGTCTGTTTCATGGCTCTGGCCTATGCCTGGTCCTCGGACCGCAAATCCATCCACTGGAAAACCGTCGGCTGGGGCATGGCCCTGCAGTGGATCCTGGCCCTGGTGGTGCTCAAGGGCGAAGCCCTCTCCCACGCCCTGGGCTTCCTTCCCTTCCCGCCCCACGCGGGCTGGGTGATCTTCGCCCTCCTCTTCGTGCCGATGATCTTCAAGCGCTACGGGATCCTGCAGGTGGCCTGGTTCAAGTGGGCCCTGGGCTCCGTGGTGACCTTGGCCCTGGTGCGCGGGAACCTCGTGGGCTCGGTCTTCGACAAGGCGCGGGTGGTGGTGGAGGGCCTCATGTCCTACGCCAAGGCCGGCGCCACCTTCGTCTTCGGACCCCTGGCCACCCCCGGCGGCGCCGTGATCACCAACGCCCAGGGCGTGACCGTGGGCAGCATGGGCATGATCTTCGCCTTCGTGGTGCTGCCCACCATCATCTTCGTGGCCAGCATCTTCGCGGTGCTCTACCACGTGGGCGCCATGCAGTGGGTGGTGGGGGCCTTCTCCCGCGCCATCAGCCGCTTCCTCAAGGTCAGCGGCGCCGAGAGCCTTTCGGTCTCCGCCAGCATCCTCATGGGCCAGACCGAGGCCCCGCTCACCATCCGCCCCTACCTGGCCGCCCTCACCCGCAGCGAGCTCATGGTGGTCATGACCGCCGGCATGGCCCACGTGTCGGGCTCCATCATGGTGGCCTACGTGCAGGTGGCCCACGTGGACGTGGTGCACCTGCTCACCGCCGTCATCATGACCGCCCCCGGCGCCATCATGATCGCCAAGATCCTGGAGCCCGAGACCGGCACCCCCGCCACCGCCGGCGAGATCCAGGTGAACATCCCCTCCAACGACGCCAACGTCCTGGACGCCGCCGCCCGCGGCGCCTCCGAGGGCCTGCACCTGGCCATCAACGTGGCCGGCATGCTCATCGCCTTCATCGCCCTCATCGCCCTCATGAACGGCGTCCTGAAGGCCATCTTCCCCGCCCTCTCCCTGGAGCTGGTGCTGGGCATCCTCTTCCGCCCCTTCGCGTGGCTCATGGGCATCCCCTGGAAGGAGGCCGGCGTCGTGGGCTCCCTCCTGGGCCAGCGCATGGTCATCAACGAATTCGTGGCCTTCATCCAGCTGGGCAACCTCCCCGACCTGAGCACCAAGGCCCGCCTCGTCACCACCTTCGCCCTCTGCGGCTTCGCCAACTTCAGCAGCATCGCCATCCAGGTCGGCGGCATCGGCGCCCTGGTCCCCGAACGCCGCGGCGACCTCGCCCGCCTTGGCCTCAAAGCCATGATCGCCGGCACCCTCGCCAACTTCATGTCCGCCTGCATCGCCGGGATTCTCAGTTAG
- a CDS encoding HEAT repeat domain-containing protein, with the protein MPTQLRKIPLTPLDTLRDLLKEYAEGDPQFPARLVTQLQTLRKQALPELGSRLGSQGTPRGLRKAILATVAKFDWPEWTPWIAMALKNEQDLGIFDEGCAALGTLGTRGAMTALAALKTSRPEPDFQVILNRELGLFQSQQGAAYHISRLLEGQSNLRMAAQGAKLLGAVAGAQDLGAIAEAYHSGDPLAQRLAIRVMGSLPEAGATAFLKAVAESAREDFLDHQLLLAGLNRLQTLQRASVLPELLRQVLAHFGTRHPETKELLEGLQRAASQEQGDILGAVEDLRPWVGGVYETFLVEALMLMGEGKVARYSAMVSDAAQNAETRLGFLTGLVDQVAEALAFKVDCGEVAREEILPIFAPILRSRAGGDGFVTAFLRLLPVSETALLAELLKDPDLTRREKYLDALGTREDDALTPFFLAAVEDPIVEVGQRAIHHLGKLPSSFPALMAMFESGQHDQVRSAIRVFGENRTRMAAEPLLAFLQKDNRDALIVETVEALSAIGYPGSAPVLLDLLHDGKPLNLQIALAEALKELGTPEASLGLLQKAPKLKQPQVLILALEGSLTAFPAFDRPLPLDALPEFMNLFERCCDEREGEGQRLRAILASQDLFVFDRAAYNLLKDRVSDFLFDMRTKETWDRESNDRVAAVVKELARRGDGLGLLAQKEAGINAQIQKIPDKGPKKIEALLALREALTDPELIIRPELAQTLSERVLAMLAAPGSEWREIAHLCEIGGLTRQPAMVEPIREIFLGASGLGLKSAARTALLALGLTESDLNRRPPVRSILLLEPSAFFRKRLAQALADGKREVAEAGSREEAEAILAARTVDLVITESKDAQGDLAPWLEELKGRERFRYALLSTANRDIAALRQNAWIIGALFKPYPTEQVLQALEA; encoded by the coding sequence ATGCCAACCCAGCTCCGGAAGATCCCGCTCACCCCCCTGGACACCCTCCGCGACCTCCTGAAGGAGTACGCCGAGGGGGACCCTCAGTTCCCGGCCCGCCTGGTGACGCAGCTCCAGACCCTCCGGAAGCAGGCCCTCCCCGAGCTGGGCAGCCGCCTGGGCTCCCAGGGCACGCCCCGGGGCCTCCGCAAGGCCATCCTGGCCACGGTGGCGAAGTTCGACTGGCCGGAATGGACCCCCTGGATTGCCATGGCCCTCAAGAACGAGCAGGACCTGGGCATCTTCGACGAGGGGTGCGCGGCCCTGGGGACCCTGGGCACCCGGGGGGCCATGACGGCCCTCGCGGCCCTGAAGACCTCCCGCCCCGAGCCGGATTTCCAGGTGATCCTCAACCGCGAACTGGGCCTCTTCCAGAGCCAGCAGGGCGCGGCCTACCACATCAGCCGGCTCCTGGAAGGCCAGAGCAACCTGCGCATGGCGGCCCAGGGCGCCAAGCTCCTGGGGGCGGTGGCCGGCGCCCAGGACCTCGGGGCCATCGCGGAGGCCTACCACAGCGGGGATCCCCTCGCCCAGCGCCTGGCCATCCGGGTCATGGGCTCCCTGCCCGAGGCCGGGGCCACGGCCTTCCTGAAGGCGGTGGCGGAATCGGCCCGGGAGGACTTCCTGGACCACCAGCTGCTGCTGGCCGGGCTCAACCGCCTCCAGACCCTCCAGCGGGCCTCGGTCCTGCCCGAGCTCCTGCGCCAGGTCCTGGCCCACTTCGGCACCCGCCACCCCGAGACCAAGGAGCTGCTGGAAGGCCTCCAGCGGGCCGCGTCCCAGGAGCAGGGCGACATCCTGGGCGCCGTCGAGGACCTCCGCCCCTGGGTGGGCGGCGTCTACGAGACCTTCCTCGTCGAGGCCCTCATGCTCATGGGCGAAGGCAAGGTGGCCCGGTACTCCGCCATGGTCTCCGACGCGGCCCAGAACGCGGAGACCCGCCTGGGCTTCCTCACGGGCCTGGTGGACCAGGTGGCCGAGGCCCTGGCCTTCAAGGTGGACTGCGGGGAGGTGGCCCGGGAGGAGATCCTGCCCATCTTCGCGCCGATCCTGCGGAGCCGCGCCGGGGGCGACGGGTTCGTCACCGCCTTCCTGCGCCTGCTGCCCGTTTCCGAAACGGCCCTGCTGGCCGAGCTTCTCAAGGACCCGGACCTCACCCGCCGGGAGAAGTACCTGGACGCCCTGGGCACCCGGGAGGACGACGCGCTCACCCCCTTCTTCCTGGCGGCGGTGGAGGACCCCATCGTGGAGGTGGGCCAGAGGGCCATCCACCACCTGGGCAAGCTCCCCTCCAGCTTCCCGGCCCTCATGGCCATGTTCGAGAGCGGCCAGCACGACCAGGTGCGCAGCGCCATCCGGGTCTTCGGGGAGAACCGCACCCGCATGGCGGCGGAACCCCTCCTGGCCTTCCTGCAGAAGGACAACCGGGACGCCCTGATCGTGGAGACCGTGGAGGCGCTGTCGGCCATCGGCTATCCCGGAAGCGCGCCGGTGCTCCTGGACCTGCTCCACGACGGCAAGCCCCTCAACCTGCAGATCGCCCTGGCGGAGGCCCTCAAGGAACTGGGCACCCCGGAGGCCTCCCTGGGCCTCCTGCAGAAGGCCCCCAAGCTCAAGCAGCCCCAGGTGCTCATCCTGGCCCTGGAGGGTTCGCTCACGGCCTTCCCCGCCTTCGACCGGCCCCTGCCCCTGGACGCCCTGCCCGAATTCATGAACCTCTTCGAGAGGTGCTGCGACGAGCGCGAGGGGGAGGGCCAGCGCCTGCGCGCCATCCTCGCCTCCCAGGACCTCTTCGTCTTCGACCGGGCCGCCTACAACCTCCTCAAGGACCGGGTCTCGGACTTCCTCTTCGACATGCGCACCAAGGAGACCTGGGACCGGGAGTCCAACGACCGCGTGGCCGCGGTGGTCAAGGAACTGGCCCGGCGCGGCGACGGCCTGGGGCTCCTGGCCCAGAAGGAAGCCGGCATCAACGCCCAGATCCAGAAGATCCCCGACAAGGGCCCGAAGAAGATCGAGGCCCTCCTGGCCCTGCGCGAGGCCCTGACGGATCCCGAGCTGATCATCCGGCCGGAACTGGCCCAGACCCTCTCGGAGCGGGTGCTGGCGATGCTCGCGGCCCCGGGCTCCGAGTGGCGGGAGATCGCCCACCTGTGCGAGATCGGCGGCCTTACGCGCCAGCCCGCGATGGTGGAACCCATCCGGGAGATCTTCCTGGGGGCCTCGGGCCTGGGCCTCAAGAGCGCGGCGCGCACGGCGCTCCTGGCCCTGGGCCTCACGGAATCCGACCTCAACCGCAGGCCCCCGGTGCGCTCCATCCTGCTCCTGGAACCCAGCGCCTTCTTCCGCAAGCGCCTGGCCCAGGCCCTGGCCGACGGGAAGCGCGAGGTGGCGGAGGCCGGAAGCCGCGAGGAGGCCGAGGCCATCCTGGCGGCCCGCACCGTGGACCTGGTCATCACCGAGAGCAAGGACGCCCAGGGCGACCTCGCCCCCTGGCTGGAGGAGCTCAAGGGCCGGGAACGCTTCCGCTACGCCCTGCTCTCCACGGCCAACCGCGACATCGCGGCGCTGCGGCAGAACGCCTGGATCATCGGCGCCCTGTTCAAGCCCTACCCCACGGAGCAGGTCCTCCAGGCCCTGGAGGCCTGA
- a CDS encoding RluA family pseudouridine synthase, with protein sequence MARSNETWTGATEGTALAAELHRKLEVSHRQAKGLIDAGCVKVNGAEARTYGLRLAATDTVHVVFDPDMVYSALPKPSRSADCPFTVLLEDKHLVFVDKPAGLLTVPAEKNTDPCLAEALTDLYRRRGFKRFQLFIAHRLDRYTSGVLVFAKTPEALNGLKRIFDEHHLHRIYKAILVGELPENAGTLSDKLVERKSLRMQVVPENSKAKQDIKGAKVAITHYRVLERLPGHTVVEVKLETGRRNQIRVQFADRGFPLLGDQVYGTPSPLIDRQALHAELLGFRHPVTGESVTASAPMPADMEKALKALRTARRVERAEAGVKGEADIYKPKITAERKLDRVRRAERYTKDEPRRPSTPRDEAPRPRRSVGPRDEAPRPRRAAGPRDEAPRPRRAADARPAGGKPTAKPAGAFRKPGPKKG encoded by the coding sequence ATGGCCCGATCGAATGAAACCTGGACCGGCGCGACGGAAGGTACCGCCCTTGCCGCGGAGCTGCACCGCAAGCTGGAGGTCAGCCACCGCCAGGCCAAGGGCCTCATCGACGCGGGCTGCGTCAAGGTCAACGGCGCCGAGGCCCGCACCTACGGCCTGCGCCTGGCCGCGACGGACACCGTCCACGTGGTCTTCGACCCGGACATGGTCTACAGCGCCCTGCCCAAGCCCAGCCGGAGCGCGGACTGCCCCTTCACGGTCCTCCTGGAGGACAAGCACCTGGTCTTCGTGGACAAGCCCGCCGGACTCCTGACGGTGCCCGCGGAAAAGAACACCGACCCCTGCCTGGCCGAGGCCCTCACGGACCTGTACCGCCGCCGGGGCTTCAAGCGCTTCCAGCTCTTCATCGCCCACCGCCTGGACCGGTACACCTCGGGCGTGCTGGTCTTCGCCAAGACCCCCGAGGCCCTCAACGGCCTCAAGCGCATCTTCGACGAGCACCACCTCCACCGCATCTACAAGGCCATCCTGGTGGGCGAGCTCCCCGAGAACGCCGGGACCCTCTCGGACAAGCTGGTGGAGCGGAAGTCCCTGCGCATGCAGGTGGTGCCCGAGAACTCCAAGGCCAAGCAGGACATCAAGGGCGCCAAGGTGGCCATCACCCACTACCGGGTGCTGGAGCGCCTCCCGGGCCACACCGTGGTGGAGGTGAAGCTGGAGACGGGCCGGCGCAACCAGATCCGCGTGCAGTTCGCCGACCGGGGCTTCCCCCTCCTGGGCGACCAGGTGTACGGCACCCCCAGCCCCCTCATCGACCGCCAGGCCCTCCACGCCGAGCTGCTGGGCTTCCGCCACCCCGTCACCGGCGAATCCGTAACCGCTTCGGCCCCCATGCCCGCCGACATGGAAAAGGCCCTCAAGGCCCTGCGCACCGCGCGCCGGGTGGAGCGGGCCGAGGCCGGCGTCAAGGGCGAGGCCGACATCTACAAGCCCAAGATCACCGCCGAGCGCAAACTGGACCGGGTGCGCCGCGCGGAACGCTACACCAAGGACGAGCCCCGGCGCCCCTCGACTCCCCGGGACGAAGCGCCCCGACCCAGGCGCTCTGTGGGCCCCCGGGACGAAGCGCCCCGACCCCGGCGCGCCGCGGGCCCCCGCGACGAAGCGCCCCGTCCCCGGCGCGCCGCCGATGCGCGGCCAGCGGGGGGAAAGCCCACCGCCAAGCCCGCGGGAGCTTTCCGCAAGCCCGGCCCGAAAAAGGGCTAG
- the nuoF gene encoding NADH-quinone oxidoreductase subunit NuoF encodes MAAIRTKPDPQIYTFEGFGSSRYPNLMLRGAGELDNWRLQVYTRKWEGYEACRKALKMEPAAVTAEVKASDLRGRGGAGFRTGMKWGFMPKDTPERKVTRYLVCNGDEGEPGTFKDRAILEYNPHQLIEGMIIAGWAMQCRTGFIYLRGEFSWLIDKLEAALQEARDAGYLGKDILGTGWDYDILTYRGAGAYICGEETALLNSLEGRRGEPRVKPPFPASVGAFGQPTTVNNVETLAAVAPILRMGGAAYAELGTPGNTGTRIYGLSGHVKRPGLYELPLGLPMDFILNDLGGGSSTGRKIKAVIPGGSSAPVFDAKDFDCPMDFDTVKARGSMAGSGGMIVMDESTCMVQALLRLTHFYAHESCGQCTPCREGCNWMEMILHRIEHGQGRPADLDLLASLPPRINMRTLCPLGDAACGPVESFLQKFRPEFEYHIEHKSCMAGAKSILPGVLAPA; translated from the coding sequence ATGGCCGCCATCCGCACCAAGCCCGATCCCCAGATCTACACCTTCGAGGGCTTCGGCTCCTCCCGGTACCCCAACCTCATGCTCCGGGGCGCCGGCGAACTGGACAACTGGCGCCTCCAGGTCTACACCCGGAAATGGGAGGGCTACGAGGCCTGCCGCAAGGCCCTGAAGATGGAGCCCGCCGCCGTCACGGCCGAGGTGAAGGCCTCCGACCTGCGCGGCCGGGGCGGCGCCGGCTTCCGCACCGGGATGAAGTGGGGCTTCATGCCCAAGGACACCCCGGAGCGCAAGGTGACCCGCTACCTGGTGTGCAACGGCGACGAGGGCGAGCCCGGCACCTTCAAGGACCGCGCGATCCTGGAATACAACCCCCACCAGCTCATCGAGGGCATGATCATCGCCGGGTGGGCCATGCAGTGCCGCACCGGGTTCATCTACCTGCGGGGCGAGTTCTCCTGGCTCATCGACAAGCTGGAGGCCGCCCTCCAGGAGGCCCGGGACGCGGGCTACCTGGGCAAGGACATCCTGGGCACCGGCTGGGACTACGACATCCTCACCTACCGGGGCGCGGGCGCCTACATCTGCGGGGAGGAGACGGCCCTGCTCAACAGCCTCGAAGGCCGCCGGGGCGAGCCCCGGGTGAAGCCCCCCTTCCCGGCCTCCGTGGGCGCCTTCGGCCAGCCCACCACCGTCAACAACGTGGAGACCTTGGCGGCGGTGGCCCCCATCCTCCGCATGGGCGGCGCCGCCTACGCCGAGCTGGGCACCCCCGGCAACACCGGCACCCGCATCTACGGCCTCAGCGGCCACGTGAAGCGCCCCGGCCTCTACGAGCTCCCCCTGGGCCTGCCCATGGACTTCATCCTCAACGACCTGGGCGGCGGCTCCAGCACCGGCCGCAAGATCAAGGCCGTCATCCCCGGAGGCTCCAGCGCCCCCGTCTTCGACGCCAAGGACTTCGACTGCCCCATGGACTTCGACACCGTCAAGGCCCGGGGCTCCATGGCCGGCTCCGGCGGCATGATCGTCATGGACGAAAGCACCTGCATGGTCCAGGCCCTGCTGCGCCTCACCCATTTCTACGCCCACGAGAGCTGCGGCCAGTGCACCCCCTGCCGGGAAGGCTGCAACTGGATGGAGATGATCCTCCACCGCATCGAGCACGGCCAGGGCCGCCCCGCCGACCTGGACCTCCTGGCCAGCCTCCCCCCCCGGATCAACATGCGCACCCTCTGCCCCCTGGGCGACGCCGCCTGCGGCCCCGTGGAATCCTTCCTCCAAAAATTCCGCCCCGAATTCGAGTACCACATCGAGCACAAATCCTGCATGGCGGGGGCGAAGTCCATACTGCCTGGGGTTCTGGCGCCGGCGTAG
- a CDS encoding roadblock/LC7 domain-containing protein — MSFQAILDNLIERVPEAIAATFNDKDGDPLCSRTIEVPNDALQLLGAYRNVVKRHLQQAVEEFDRGEVEQVAFCTDQHWILMMGGQEHCSLVLVMRRDGILGRARFQMQQALDALNQEL; from the coding sequence ATGTCCTTCCAGGCCATTCTGGACAATCTGATCGAGCGGGTGCCCGAGGCCATCGCGGCGACCTTCAACGACAAGGACGGGGATCCCCTCTGCTCGCGCACCATCGAGGTGCCCAACGACGCCCTGCAGCTGCTCGGCGCCTACCGGAACGTCGTCAAGCGCCACCTCCAGCAGGCGGTCGAGGAATTCGACCGGGGCGAGGTGGAGCAGGTGGCCTTCTGCACGGACCAGCACTGGATCCTCATGATGGGCGGGCAGGAGCACTGCTCCCTGGTGCTGGTGATGCGCCGGGACGGTATCCTTGGCCGCGCCCGTTTCCAGATGCAGCAGGCCCTGGACGCGCTCAACCAGGAGCTGTAA
- a CDS encoding NADH-quinone oxidoreductase subunit NuoE family protein has protein sequence MNHPLPPETSDVPLAPGERLPRTQREKLSPEAIAKIQSIAAQFPDRMAGTLPALYIAQKEFGFLSLGAMKEVAAALGVPEGHVFGVATFYTMFRKKPVGRYHFEVCTNLCCALNGAADLLAKVIEKTGARPGEGPSPDGLWSVDEVECLASCGSGPCIQINHGVFDEFVDEAKLEALMDACRRGETAAWGE, from the coding sequence ATGAACCATCCCCTCCCCCCTGAAACCAGCGATGTGCCCCTGGCGCCGGGCGAACGGCTGCCCAGGACCCAGCGGGAGAAGCTGAGCCCCGAGGCCATCGCGAAGATCCAGTCCATCGCGGCCCAGTTCCCGGACCGCATGGCCGGCACCCTCCCGGCGCTGTACATCGCCCAGAAGGAATTCGGCTTCCTGAGCCTGGGGGCCATGAAGGAGGTGGCCGCGGCCCTGGGCGTGCCCGAGGGGCACGTCTTCGGGGTTGCCACGTTCTACACCATGTTCCGGAAGAAGCCCGTGGGGCGGTACCACTTCGAGGTGTGCACCAACCTCTGCTGCGCCCTGAACGGGGCCGCGGACCTGCTGGCCAAGGTCATCGAGAAGACCGGCGCCAGGCCCGGGGAAGGCCCCTCCCCGGACGGGCTCTGGAGCGTGGACGAGGTGGAGTGCCTGGCCTCCTGCGGCAGCGGGCCCTGCATCCAGATCAACCACGGCGTCTTCGACGAGTTCGTGGACGAGGCGAAGCTGGAGGCCCTCATGGACGCCTGCCGGCGCGGCGAGACCGCAGCGTGGGGGGAATGA